In Pseudomonas sp. ADAK18, a single window of DNA contains:
- the ccmD gene encoding heme exporter protein CcmD: MSFASFSDFLAMGHHGLYVWTAYGICLAVLALNVAAPILARKRYLQQEARRLRRETDK, translated from the coding sequence ATGAGTTTTGCTTCTTTCAGTGATTTTCTCGCCATGGGGCATCACGGCCTGTACGTCTGGACGGCCTATGGCATCTGCCTGGCGGTGCTGGCCCTTAACGTCGCCGCGCCGATCCTGGCCCGCAAGCGTTACCTGCAACAAGAGGCGCGTCGTCTGCGCCGGGAGACCGATAAGTGA
- the ccmE gene encoding cytochrome c maturation protein CcmE: protein MNPLRRKRLLIILAILAGVGIAVTLALSALRENINLFYTPTQIANGEAPLDTRIRAGGMVEKGSLQRSGDSLDVKFVVTDFNKSVTITYRGILPDLFREGQGIVALGKLNADGVVVADEVLAKHDEKYMPPEVTKALKDSGQSAPTPAKEG, encoded by the coding sequence GTGAATCCGCTGCGTAGAAAGCGTCTGTTAATCATCCTAGCCATTCTGGCCGGCGTCGGCATTGCCGTGACCCTGGCTTTGAGCGCCCTGCGGGAGAACATCAACCTGTTCTACACCCCGACCCAGATCGCCAACGGCGAAGCACCGCTGGACACGCGCATTCGCGCTGGCGGCATGGTGGAGAAGGGTTCACTGCAACGTTCCGGTGATTCCCTGGACGTCAAATTCGTGGTCACCGACTTCAATAAATCCGTGACCATCACTTATCGCGGCATCCTCCCGGACCTGTTCCGCGAAGGCCAGGGCATCGTCGCCTTGGGCAAGCTCAACGCCGACGGCGTGGTGGTGGCTGATGAAGTACTGGCCAAGCACGATGAAAAATACATGCCGCCAGAAGTGACCAAAGCGCTGAAAGACAGCGGTCAATCAGCCCCAACCCCTGCCAAGGAGGGCTAA
- a CDS encoding heme lyase CcmF/NrfE family subunit, which translates to MTSALFIPELGQLAMILALCFAVVQAIVPLLGAWRGDRLWMSLAQPAAWGQFAFLAFAFGCLTYAFMTDDFSVAYVANNSNSALPWYYKFSAVWGAHEGSLLLWALILGGWTFAVSVFSRQLPQVMLARVLAVMGMISIGFLLFLIMTSNPFTRILPQIPADGHDLNPLLQDIGLIVHPPMLYMGYVGFSVAFAFAIAALLGGRLDAAWARWSRPWTIVAWAFLGIGITLGSWWAYYELGWGGWWFWDPVENASFMPWLVGTALIHSLAVTEKRGVFKSWTVLLAIAAFSLSLLGTFLVRSGVLTSVHAFASDPERGVFILIFLLFVVGGSLTLFALRAPVVKSHVGFNLWSRETLLLGNNLVLVVAASMILLGTLYPLVLDALTGAKLSVGPPYFNALFIPLMGLLMVVMAIGMLVRWKDTPVKWLVGMLTPVLLGSAALAVVAGIAYGDFNWAVLATFMLAAWVLLAGVRDIFDKTRHKGLIKGLPSLTRSYWGMQVAHLGIAVCALGVVLSSQNSAERDLRLAPGESMDLAGYHFIFEGAKHFEGPNFTSDKGTVRVVRNGKEVAVLHPEKRLYTVQSSMMTEAGIDAGFTRDLYVALGEPLGDGAWAVRVHVKPFVRWIWFGGLLTGFGGLLAAMDRRYRVKVKSRVREALGLQGAAV; encoded by the coding sequence ATGACGTCTGCACTGTTTATTCCTGAGTTGGGCCAACTGGCGATGATCCTCGCCCTGTGCTTCGCCGTGGTCCAGGCCATCGTCCCGCTGCTGGGCGCCTGGCGCGGTGACCGCCTGTGGATGAGCCTGGCCCAGCCGGCCGCCTGGGGGCAGTTCGCCTTTCTGGCGTTTGCTTTTGGTTGCCTGACCTATGCCTTCATGACCGACGACTTTTCCGTCGCCTATGTCGCCAACAACTCCAACAGCGCCTTGCCCTGGTACTACAAGTTCAGCGCCGTGTGGGGTGCCCACGAAGGTTCCCTGCTGCTGTGGGCCTTGATTCTCGGCGGCTGGACCTTCGCTGTATCGGTCTTCTCCCGGCAACTGCCGCAAGTGATGCTGGCGCGGGTGCTGGCAGTGATGGGCATGATCAGCATCGGCTTCCTGCTGTTCCTGATCATGACCTCCAACCCATTCACCCGCATCCTGCCGCAAATCCCGGCGGACGGGCACGACCTCAACCCGCTGCTGCAAGACATCGGCCTGATCGTCCATCCGCCGATGCTGTACATGGGTTACGTCGGTTTCTCGGTAGCCTTCGCCTTTGCCATCGCCGCCTTGCTTGGCGGGCGTCTTGATGCGGCCTGGGCACGCTGGTCGCGGCCGTGGACGATTGTTGCCTGGGCCTTTCTCGGTATCGGTATCACCTTGGGTTCGTGGTGGGCCTACTACGAACTTGGCTGGGGCGGCTGGTGGTTCTGGGACCCGGTGGAAAACGCCTCCTTCATGCCTTGGTTGGTGGGTACGGCGCTGATTCACTCGTTGGCGGTGACCGAGAAGCGCGGTGTGTTCAAGAGCTGGACGGTGTTATTGGCCATTGCTGCGTTCTCCCTGAGCCTGCTGGGTACCTTCCTGGTGCGCTCGGGCGTGCTGACGTCGGTGCACGCGTTTGCCTCCGACCCCGAGCGAGGCGTGTTCATCCTGATCTTCCTGCTGTTTGTGGTGGGCGGTTCGTTGACGCTGTTCGCCCTGCGCGCGCCGGTGGTCAAGAGTCATGTCGGCTTCAACCTGTGGTCCCGGGAAACCCTGCTGCTGGGCAATAACCTGGTGCTGGTGGTGGCTGCGTCGATGATCTTGCTGGGCACCCTGTATCCGCTGGTACTCGATGCCTTGACCGGCGCCAAGCTCTCCGTTGGGCCGCCGTATTTCAACGCGCTGTTCATCCCGCTGATGGGCTTGCTGATGGTGGTGATGGCGATCGGCATGCTGGTGCGTTGGAAAGACACACCGGTGAAATGGCTGGTGGGCATGCTGACGCCTGTATTGTTGGGCAGCGCCGCCCTGGCCGTGGTTGCCGGGATCGCTTACGGCGACTTCAACTGGGCCGTGCTGGCGACCTTCATGCTCGCCGCCTGGGTATTGCTGGCCGGCGTGCGCGACATCTTCGACAAGACCCGCCACAAAGGCCTGATCAAGGGCCTGCCGAGCCTGACTCGCAGCTACTGGGGTATGCAGGTGGCGCACCTCGGCATCGCCGTTTGCGCACTGGGCGTGGTGTTGTCCAGCCAGAACAGTGCCGAGCGCGACCTGCGCCTGGCCCCGGGCGAGTCCATGGACCTGGCCGGTTATCACTTCATTTTCGAGGGCGCCAAGCACTTCGAAGGGCCGAACTTCACATCGGACAAAGGTACCGTGCGCGTCGTGCGCAACGGCAAGGAAGTGGCCGTGCTGCACCCGGAAAAACGCCTGTACACCGTGCAAAGCTCGATGATGACTGAAGCGGGGATCGACGCCGGGTTTACCCGAGATTTGTACGTCGCCTTGGGCGAGCCGTTGGGTGATGGCGCCTGGGCCGTGCGGGTCCACGTCAAACCGTTCGTGCGCTGGATCTGGTTCGGCGGTTTGCTCACCGGTTTTGGTGGATTGCTGGCCGCGATGGACCGACGTTATCGGGTCAAGGTCAAGAGCCGGGTGCGTGAAGCCCTCGGCCTGCAAGGGGCAGCCGTATGA
- a CDS encoding DsbE family thiol:disulfide interchange protein has protein sequence MKRWLMMLPLALFLVVAVFLYRGLYLDPAELPSAMIGKPFPAFSLPTVQGDRTLTQADLQGKPALVNVWATWCISCRVEHPVLNKLAEQGVVIYGINYKDDNASALKWLSEFHNPYQMDIRDEDGNLGLNLGVYGAPETFFIDAKGVIRDKYVGVIDEVVWREQLAAKYQALVDEAKP, from the coding sequence ATGAAGCGTTGGTTGATGATGTTGCCGCTGGCCCTGTTTTTGGTGGTGGCCGTGTTCTTGTATCGCGGTCTGTATCTGGACCCCGCCGAGCTGCCGTCAGCGATGATCGGCAAGCCGTTCCCGGCGTTTTCCCTGCCGACGGTGCAGGGCGACCGAACCCTGACCCAGGCCGATTTGCAGGGTAAGCCGGCACTGGTCAATGTCTGGGCCACCTGGTGCATTTCCTGCCGGGTCGAGCATCCGGTGCTGAACAAGCTGGCCGAGCAGGGCGTGGTGATCTACGGCATCAACTACAAGGACGACAATGCGTCGGCCTTGAAGTGGTTATCGGAATTCCACAACCCGTACCAGATGGATATCCGCGATGAGGACGGCAACCTCGGTCTCAACCTCGGTGTCTACGGTGCTCCGGAAACCTTCTTCATCGATGCCAAGGGTGTGATCCGCGACAAGTACGTAGGGGTGATCGACGAAGTGGTCTGGCGCGAGCAACTGGCCGCCAAGTATCAGGCGCTGGTCGACGAGGCCAAGCCATGA
- a CDS encoding cytochrome c-type biogenesis protein, producing the protein MKRWLAAAVLGLSMAGVAHAAIDTYEFAKDGDRERFRELTKELRCPKCQNQDIADSNAPIAADLRKEIFRMLGEGKDNQQIIDFMVDRYGDFVRYKPALTGKTALLWFGPAGLLLGGLVVIAVIIRRRRAAPAEGSDSLSASERQRLDQLLDKNTDD; encoded by the coding sequence ATGAAGCGTTGGTTAGCCGCTGCGGTATTGGGCTTGAGCATGGCCGGCGTGGCTCACGCCGCCATCGACACCTATGAGTTCGCTAAAGACGGTGACCGCGAGCGTTTTCGCGAATTGACCAAGGAACTGCGCTGCCCCAAGTGCCAGAACCAGGACATCGCCGACTCCAACGCGCCGATTGCCGCCGATCTGCGCAAAGAGATTTTTCGCATGCTGGGCGAGGGCAAGGACAATCAGCAGATCATCGACTTCATGGTCGACCGCTACGGTGATTTCGTCCGCTACAAGCCGGCGCTCACCGGCAAGACCGCGCTGCTGTGGTTTGGCCCCGCGGGGTTGCTGTTGGGTGGCCTGGTGGTCATCGCCGTGATCATCCGCCGTCGTCGCGCCGCTCCGGCCGAAGGCTCGGACTCGCTTTCCGCCTCCGAGCGTCAACGCCTCGACCAACTGCTGGACAAAAACACTGATGATTGA
- the ccmI gene encoding c-type cytochrome biogenesis protein CcmI, with translation MIDFWLAAGLLLLVALSFLLIPVLRGRRAQREEDRTALNVALYQERVAELQTQQDEGVLDAAQLDSGRAEAARELLADTEGVEKPRESRLGKPLPLLAAILVPVLGLGLYLHYGASDKVELTREFSQPPVSMEDMTRRLERAAAAQPDSPEGLYFLGRAYMAQDRSADAAKVFERTVALAGRQPELLGQWAQAQYFADNKQWSPKVQALTDEALKQDPKEVTSLGLLGIAAFEGQRYQEAIDYWNRLLAQLPPQDNSRAALQGGIDRAAQKLKESGGTVAPVKAQAQMKVRVDLSADIKAKASPSDSVFIFARAVNGPPAPLAVKRFTVADLPVTVELGDADAMMPQLKLSNFPEVQLVARISRAGQPTAGEWIGRSQPLASSTTALQQLTIDSPDK, from the coding sequence ATGATTGATTTCTGGCTCGCAGCAGGTCTGCTGCTTTTGGTTGCCTTGAGTTTCCTGTTGATCCCGGTTTTGCGCGGACGTCGTGCCCAACGTGAAGAAGATCGCACCGCGCTGAACGTAGCGTTGTACCAGGAACGCGTGGCGGAATTGCAAACCCAGCAGGACGAAGGCGTGCTTGATGCCGCGCAGCTGGATAGCGGTCGCGCTGAAGCGGCCCGTGAATTGCTGGCCGATACCGAGGGTGTGGAAAAACCTCGGGAATCACGCCTTGGCAAGCCGTTGCCATTGCTGGCCGCGATTCTCGTACCGGTGTTGGGTCTTGGTCTTTACCTGCATTACGGTGCCAGCGACAAGGTCGAGTTGACCCGCGAATTCTCCCAGCCACCGGTGTCCATGGAAGACATGACACGACGTCTGGAGCGGGCAGCAGCAGCGCAGCCGGATTCGCCGGAAGGCCTGTACTTCCTCGGTCGCGCCTACATGGCCCAGGACCGTTCGGCCGATGCCGCAAAAGTCTTCGAGCGCACGGTGGCATTGGCCGGTCGTCAGCCGGAGCTGCTGGGGCAGTGGGCTCAAGCACAGTACTTTGCCGACAACAAACAATGGTCGCCCAAGGTCCAGGCCTTGACCGATGAAGCGTTGAAGCAGGACCCGAAAGAAGTCACCAGCCTCGGGTTGCTGGGTATCGCGGCCTTTGAAGGCCAGCGTTATCAGGAGGCGATTGATTACTGGAACCGCCTGCTGGCGCAGTTGCCACCCCAAGACAACTCGCGTGCGGCACTGCAAGGCGGGATTGATCGGGCGGCGCAGAAGCTGAAAGAAAGCGGCGGTACTGTGGCGCCCGTTAAGGCACAAGCGCAAATGAAGGTCCGCGTTGACCTCTCAGCGGACATTAAAGCCAAGGCCTCGCCAAGCGACAGCGTGTTCATCTTTGCCCGCGCGGTAAACGGCCCGCCGGCGCCTTTGGCCGTCAAGCGTTTCACTGTGGCCGACCTGCCGGTCACCGTCGAACTGGGTGACGCTGATGCGATGATGCCGCAGTTGAAACTGTCCAACTTTCCCGAAGTCCAACTGGTTGCGCGCATATCCCGGGCCGGTCAACCGACCGCTGGCGAGTGGATCGGCCGCAGCCAACCCTTGGCCAGCAGCACCACGGCCTTGCAGCAACTGACCATCGACAGCCCGGATAAATAA
- a CDS encoding DUF3077 domain-containing protein, with protein MKKVTPNPPPYSLNDSKLHDAAQRAFKHYELHSQPASPASEKLFTVRTGLSTEEALSNASEILESAAVSAYDCTGHLEGSSRKQVLAVVQLIEMAQLLVDAALNREYPAA; from the coding sequence ATGAAAAAAGTGACCCCGAACCCACCGCCCTACTCCTTGAACGACAGCAAACTCCACGACGCCGCCCAGCGCGCCTTCAAGCATTACGAACTGCACTCACAACCCGCCTCCCCTGCGTCAGAAAAACTCTTCACCGTACGTACCGGCCTCAGCACCGAGGAAGCGTTGAGCAATGCCAGCGAGATTCTTGAGTCGGCGGCGGTCAGCGCGTACGACTGCACCGGACATCTTGAAGGCTCCAGCCGCAAGCAAGTACTGGCAGTGGTGCAGTTGATCGAGATGGCACAGTTGTTGGTGGATGCGGCGCTGAACAGAGAGTATCCGGCAGCCTGA
- the phnC gene encoding phosphonate ABC transporter ATP-binding protein produces MTPAIHVDHLNKTFAKKSALVDLELTIASGEMVALIGASGSGKSTLLRHLAGLACCDKGNGGRVKVLGREVQASGRLNGKVRRLRADIGYIFQQFNLVNRLSVIDNVLLGCLGRMPRWRGNLGLFNAEEKQFAMESLARVGLADLAAQRASTLSGGQQQRVAIARALTQRAEVILADEPIASLDPESARKVMEILADINGRDGKTVVVTLHQVDYAMRYCPRAVALKGGRIHFDGQATEMSSQFLNDLYGADVDTSLMFSDQTRRTEPPTRLALARA; encoded by the coding sequence ATGACTCCAGCTATCCATGTCGATCATCTGAACAAGACCTTTGCCAAGAAGTCCGCACTGGTCGACCTCGAACTCACCATTGCATCCGGTGAGATGGTCGCGCTGATTGGCGCTTCCGGCTCCGGCAAGTCCACCTTGTTGCGTCACCTCGCGGGCCTGGCCTGTTGCGACAAGGGCAACGGCGGCAGGGTCAAGGTGCTGGGCCGGGAAGTACAGGCCAGCGGGCGGTTGAATGGCAAGGTGCGGCGGTTGCGGGCGGATATCGGCTACATCTTCCAACAGTTCAACCTGGTTAATCGCCTGAGTGTGATCGACAACGTACTGCTCGGTTGCCTGGGCCGCATGCCGCGCTGGCGTGGCAACCTCGGCTTGTTCAATGCCGAGGAAAAACAGTTCGCCATGGAGTCCCTGGCCCGTGTTGGTCTCGCCGACCTGGCTGCACAGCGCGCCTCGACGTTGTCCGGCGGCCAGCAGCAGCGGGTGGCGATTGCCCGGGCACTGACCCAGCGTGCCGAAGTCATCCTCGCCGACGAGCCCATCGCCTCCCTCGACCCGGAGTCGGCGCGCAAGGTCATGGAGATCCTCGCCGACATCAACGGCCGCGACGGCAAGACCGTGGTCGTCACCCTGCATCAAGTCGACTACGCCATGCGTTATTGCCCGCGAGCCGTGGCGCTCAAAGGTGGGCGGATTCATTTCGATGGCCAGGCCACGGAGATGAGCAGCCAGTTCCTCAATGATTTGTACGGTGCCGACGTCGACACCAGCCTGATGTTTTCCGACCAGACCCGCCGTACCGAGCCCCCCACTCGGCTGGCCCTGGCGCGCGCTTGA